Below is a genomic region from Granulibacter bethesdensis CGDNIH1.
TGTTGGTCGTGCCGTTGCCGATGCAGAAGAGATGCTCGCTCAGGGGGCCGATATTCTGGATATCGGGGGGGAAAGCACCCGTCCGGGCAGTGTTCCCGTGCCCCCTGAAGAAGAACAGCGGCGCATTTTGCCGGTCATCAGCGCTTTGGCAGCCAGAGGGGCGGTGATTTCTGTCGATACGCGCAATGCCTCCACCATGCGGAAGGCGTTTGATGCGGGGGGGCGTATTTTCAATGATGTCTCCGGCCTGACGCATGATTCTGCTTCACTTCGTCTTGCGGCGGAGGCTCAGTGTCCCGTGGTGCTGATGCATATGCGCGGTACACCGGCGACGATGATGGATGGCGCCAACACCGCCTATGAAAACGTGGTCGAGGATGTTTTTTACGAGTTGCAGCATCTGCTGAACGAAGCTGAAAAAGCAGGTATCCGTCGAGATAATATCGCCCTTGATCCCGGGATAGGCTTTGCCAAGCTGAACCGTCACAGCGTGGCTTTGCTGGATCGGTTGCCTTTGCTTGCTACACTGGGTTGTCGCCTGCTGATTGGCGTATCGCGTAAAGGTATGATTGCGGCACTGGCCGGGGACAGGACTATTCCTCCGAAACAGCGTATGCCCGGTTCGGTGGCAGTTGCTTTGCACGCCCTATCGCGAGGGGCCGATATTTTGCGGGTTCATGATGTGGCCGAAACGGTGCAGGCCGTCAAAATCTGGATGGGATTGGAGGCTGGTTGAAGCGATGAATACCGAAACCCGTCTATGGGCTGATGGCTTCGGCTTTGATCCGACATGACGCAGAAACGTCTCTTCGGAACCGATGGCATTCGTGGTACGGCGAATACCGCCCCCATGACGGCGGAAATCGCCCTGCGGGTCGGACAGGCGGCAGGGCTGCTGTTTACGCGCGGCGATCACCGGCACCGGGTGATTATCGGCAAGGATACCAGACTGTCGGGATATATGATCGAACCGGCGCTGACGGCTGGTTTCATTGGTGCGGGCATGGATGTGACCCTGGTCGGGCCATTGCCGACACCGGCTATTGCGATGCTCACCCGCTCCCTGCGGGCTGATCTTGGCGTCATGATCTCGGCATCCCATAATCCTTATGAGGATAACGGTATCAAATTGTTCGGGCCGGATGGTGAAAAACTGTCCGACGCGACCGAGATGGAAATTGAGCGACTGCTTCATGCCGATCTGTCCGGCCAGCTTGCTGCGCCTGCCGCACTTGGCCGGGCTGCCCGTCTTGAAGATGCAGCAGGACGTTACATCGAAAGCGCCAAGTCAACCTTTCCCAAATCGCAACGTCTGGATGGTCTGAAAATCGTGCTCGACTGTGCCAATGGCGCGGCCTATCGCGTTGCGCCGACGGTGCTGTGGGAGCTGGGCGCAACGGTGATCCCGCTGGGTGTCAGTCCGGACGGGTTCAATATCAATTCCGGCTGTGGTTCGACGGCTCCGGATTATCTATGTGCTCAGGTGGTGAAGCACGGCGCTGATCTGGGTATTGCGCTTGATGGCGATGCGGATCGTCTGCTGGTCTCCGACGAGCGCGGGCATCTGGTGGATGGGGATCAGATCATCGCATTGATTGCCAGAAGCTGGTCTGCCAGCGGTCGTTTGCGCGGTGACGGCGTTGTGGCGACGGTCATGTCCAATCTGGGGCTGGAGCGCTTTCTGAAAGCAAACGGGCTGATCCTGGACCGGACCCGTGTCGGTGACCGCTACGTGGCCGAGCAGATGCGGGCAACAGGCCGCAACATCGGTGGTGAGCAGTCTGGTCATGTCATCCTGTCTGATTATGCGACCACCGGAGATGGGCTGATTGCTGCGTTACAGATCCTGTCCGTTTTGGTGGAGGAGGGAAGACCGGCCTCTGAGACATGCCGGGTATTTGCTCCTTTGCCACAGAAACTGAAAAACGTGCGCTATCATCGGGATAATCCGCTTCTTCATCCCAGAGTGAAGCAGGCGATTGCCGATGCTGAAAGCGGCTTGAACGGGCATGGGAGACTGCTGATCCGACGCAGTGGAACGGAGCCGCTGATCAGGGTGATGGCGGAGGCGGAAGATGAAACCACCGTCATCCGTATCGTCGATGAGTTATGTGATATTATTGCTGTGTCAGCAGAGTCTGAAACACAGGTGCATTTGTCATGAAAGGGCGTGTGCTTTCAGTGGCTGGCTCGGATTCCGGTGGAGGGGCCGGTATTCAGGCTGATATCAAAACCATTACGGCGCTGAATGGTTATGCTTTGACAGCATTGACTGCGTTGACGGCGCAGGACACTCAGAATGTTCATGCCACGCTTCCGGTGCCTCCCGATTTTGTGGCTTTGCAAATCCGTTTTGCTCTGGGTGACCCTGGTGTCGATGCTATTAAAACCGGAATGCTGGCAAACGCAGCGACTGTGCAGGTGGTGCTGGATGAGATCAAAAACTCTGCCAGACTGATGACTACCCGGCTTCCTTTGGTGGTCGACCCTGTCATGATCGCAAAGGGAGGAGAATCCCTGCTTGATCCTGAGGCTGTTGCGCTGGTGCGAGAGGGACTGGTACCTGCGGCTTCTGTGCTGACCCCCAATCTGCCGGAAGCATCAGCCCTGACAGGATTATCCGTGATTGATGAAGCCAGCATGAAACAAGCCGGTCAGTTTTTGCTTGAGAAAGGGGCCCGTGCGGTATTGCTCAAAGGTGGGCATTTGCAAGGACCAAAAGTCGTTGATCTGCTCATGACACAGGATGGCGTCAAACGCTACGAGGCACCCAGAATTGAGACGAGGCATACGCACGGAACCGGCTGTACGCTGGCCAGCGCGATCGCAACCGGTCTGGCACAGGATATGACGCTGGAAGATGCCGTGACCCGCGCGATCAGCTATGTCAGGGCGGCCATGATCAGGGCTCCCGGTTTTGGGGGCGGCCACGGTCCGCTGAACCATGCCATTACCGTCAATCGTCTGACGCGCTGGGATTGAGATTCTCGCAGCTTTAAGCTTTCCAAAGACCGGCAGCATGGTCGGCAGCATCAACGCCCGCAACCGGCTGCACGTATGGATCGCTTGCCGCCTGCCATGGTTGGTTAGTGGGTATGGCGTGCCCAAGGCCGGGAACAAGATGCAGTGATACCAGCGTTTCACCATCTCGTTGCCAGTTGATTCCCTCCAGCCTTGCAGCCTGCTCAGGTAACATCTCTGTCTGCATATGATGCGGAAGACGGTGTAGACTGAGAAACTGCCTTGCCAGCAATCCGGCATTCAACGGTGAAACTACCCCGTCAACCAGCCCGTGCCAGATGCTGATGCGCGGCCAGCGCGCTACATTGGATGGTGCAAGGACTCGTGCGCAGGCTTCCAGATACTCATCACTGTAAACGGGCAGGCCTTTTTTCATCAGCGACAGGGCACCAGCAGGTGTTTTGACGACATTGATGGGCAATCCCGCAAACAGCATGCCGGACGCAAATATGTCCGGATAGGTTGCCAGCATGGCAGCAGCCATGGCTGCACCTGCGGATAATCCTGCAATATGTATCCGGTCAGGATCAACCGGATACGTTGTGCAGGCGTAACGTATCATGGAAAGAATCGAGATGGCTTCCCTGCCATGGCTGCCAATATCTTCAGGCCGAAACCAGTGGAAGCATCCAGCCGTATGATTGGTTCTGGACTGGACAGGTAAAATAAGAGGTGCATTGAGGCGTTCCGCCAGGGTGATCCAACCGGATGCGGCGGCAAATGCCTCGGCATTTTGCCCGCATCCATGCAGCAAAATCAGAAGCGGGCAGGGTTTCTTTTGTTGTCGAGAGGACGGAGGATAGACAAACATATTCAGTCGGCCCGGATCAGGACCGAAATGATCGATCCTGACAGGCCTCTTTTCCAGCAAGGTGGCTTGCTGGATGAGCGGAGACGGCGCTGCCTTTTGCAACAGTTCCGCTGCATGACGCGCTGTCCGCACCCATGATCGAATCAGTTTCATGTATCAGGAACAGCCGCGGCTCGATCGGATTTTTTCACTGAGTCGGAAGTTGTTTCCAGTAGGATTTGAAAAACCCCCGGCTGTCCAGCTTGGCCTCATGCGGAGAACGCAGTGGCTCTTTCCCTTTGCAGGACCAGGTGAAGGGAGAATTGTGGCCAATGACATACATAGGGACGAAATCCGTATCCGGATGTCCCTGGCACCATTCCGTAATGGGACCGGGTGTACCAAGGGTTACATCCGCCTTTCCACAGGGCAGATTGGCTCCTGGGCTGCATATCCACACGGCATGATCCATGCAGCGCCATTGCAGCATGGAAGAGGCATGCGGTTTCAGATCGAACAGTGCATCCCCCTTGGTATGAAGCGAAGAAGGGATCGGGCGTACTGTATCATTGGTGCCGATGGATTTGCAGTACGCCACCGGATCCTGAACACCGTCTGCCGCCCTGGCCATGCTGGAAACCAGTGTCAGAAGGCTGATGGCTGCAAGGGAGGATTTTAAAAGAACCATTACACTGTCTGCTTTTTGATCGGGGCGACGAATTGAGGCTCCGTGTCCCACGGGAACAGGATCCATGTATCCTGAGACACTTCAGTCACGAATGTATCAATATCGTCTTTACCGTCAGGCTTGGCGTAAAGACAGGCGAAATGTGCCTTGGGCAATAATGTCCGCACTGCACGCAGTGTGGTGCCGGTGTCCACCAGATCATCGATCACCAGAAAACCGGTCCCATCACCGGCCGCGTCAGGCATTTTGGTCACTACAGGCACACCGCGTGCTTCATCTTCATAGGTCATCACCGACACACTTTCGACCAGGCGGCATTCCAGTTCCCGGGCGATAATGGCAGCCGGGATCAGGCCGCCGCGAGTGACGGCGACGATCCCCTGCCAGGGCTGTTCGATCAGCCGCCAGGCCAGCGCCTTGGCATCCCGGTGAAGCTGGTCCCATGTGACTGTGTAATAGCGTTCGGCCATCGGATGATCCGTGTTGCAAATGCCACGGTTCTGTCCGGGCTGGACGATTTTGGCGGTGCCGGCAGAGGCAGACAAGTCCGGAATGGACCTTCCTGCCCGAAGCATTGCCATCCATCATACAGGGCGGCACAATTCCCCAATGCGCGATTTTCATTTTCCCGGCCGCAGCCCGGCCATTGGCGGCGAAGGAATGGCCGCGACCTCCATGCCTGCTGCGACTCTTGCAGCGCTGGATGTGCTGAAAAGCGGTGGGAATGCAATGGATGCCGCGATTGCAGCGGTCGCCGTTTTAAGCGTGATAGAGCCGCAGGCCACTGGAATCGGTGGAGACTGCTTCTGCCTGTACGCCCCTGCCAGCGGTGGAGTGCATGCGCTGAACGGCTCTGGTCGCTCCCCGGCGGCCCTGACGCTGGAGGCGCTGGAGAAACAGGGCATCGCCATGCTGGCGCCAACCTCCGCGCATGCGGTGACCATTCCTGGTTCCGTGGCGGCGTGGGAGGCTCTGCTGACCAGATTTGGCACGAAAGGGCTGGATACGCTGTTGCAGCCCGCTATTGCGTTGGCTGAGCAGGGCATGCGGGTTCACGCCCGTGTCGCGCTCGACTGGAGCCGGAACGAGGACAAGCTGCGCAATACAGGGGCCTATTCTTTTCTGCCTGACGGCCATGCACCATCCATGGGGGATCTGTTTCGTCAGCCCGCTCTGGCCGAAACGTTGCGTGTGATCGCAAGGCAGGGTGCACGCGGATTTTATGAAGGTGCGATTGCTGCCGATATGGTGGCCACATTGCAGGCCAAAGGCGGCCTGCATACCGAGGAGGATTTCGCGGCCGGCCTGACAGCACCGGAATTTGTCACTCCGATCCATCGGGCATGGAAAAACTATGAGGTCTGGCAATGCCCGCCGAACGGATCGGGCCTGTTGGTGCTGATGATGCTGGGAATTCTGGAGGGGTTTGAGCATCCGCCAGAAGGTCCATTGAGCGCGTTACGGTTACACCGGCATGCCGAGGCAGCGCGGATGGTCTATCGCGACCGCGATGCGTTTCTGGCTGATCCCGCGCAGGTTGCTGTGCCGCTGGAGCGGCTGTTGAGTGATTCTTATCTCACCGCGCTCCGTGGCCTGATTGATGACCAGAAGGCAACGACAACCCTGCCGGCTGCGGGTGAAACATTGCTGCCGAGGCATCGGGACACGGTGTATCTGTCTGTTGTTGATCGCTACGGCAATGCGTGCAGCCTGATAAACTCTCTGTTCAACGATTTTGGCTCGGGCATTCTGGCCGGGCAGAGTGGTGTATTGCTGCAAAATCGAGGGCTTGGATTCCGGCTGGAACGCGGACATCCGAACTGTGTCGGTCCGCGCAAACGACCCATGCATACGATCATTCCGGGGATGCTGATGAAAGATGGTCAGGCTGTTATGCCTTATGGCGTGATGGGCGGCCATTTCCAGCCGATGGGGCAGACCCTGTTTCTGACCAACATGCTGGAATTCGGGATGGATGTTCAGCAGGCGCTGGACTGCCCCCGTTTGTTTCCGTTCCGGGGCAAGCTGGAAATCGAACGCGGTATTCCGGTCGAGGCACGCACAGCGCTGACCGCGTTGGGCCATGATCTGGAGGAAATCGAGTTCCCGCATGGTGGCGGACAGGGCATCTGGATCGATCGCCAGCGCGGTGTTCTGCTGGGTGGATCAGACCCACGCAAGGATGGGTTGGCGATGGGCTACTGAATCGCTCTCGCCAGTGGAAACCTGGCCAGCACCGAAAAATTCCGGTCCGGAGTTTCCTGCCGATAAACACAGAGCGCATCGACCAAGCGGATTTTGTCCAATGCGGCTAAGAAATATTTCTCAGCCGCAGACTGGATTTCTGGAATGGCAGAGACAGGCAATTTTTCACTGAGTGTCATGTGAAAACGCCACTCATCCAGCACATCGGGATAGCCCCATTGCTGGAGCATGGCCTCTCTGGCCGGTGAAAGCGGCCATTGCCTGCGTCTGGCGAGTTCTTCATCTGTGGGTGGCGCCCGGAAGGGGTCGAGCGCGATGACACAGTGATCACACAGCGCCCGTAATGCGGATGAGGGACTCTGTTCGGTCAGAGCCATAAAACCCTGCACTGTGGTGACGCTGAGCGCTGGCATAGGAAAAACAGGGATCATGCCTGCAAGGGCTTCTACCGCTGCCAGAAACTCCTTTTCGTGATATCCGGCCTTCAGCCTGATGGGAGGCTTCAAGGTCGCATGGAACCCGTAGCGACGCGGTGAAGCCGTCAGGGCGGCCCATTCTGCGGATGACAAGCCGGGCAGGGCAGGCTGAAGCAGGGTCTCGTCTGTGAGCGGATCACGACCCAGCCAGCGGCATCCCGCCTGCCATAGCGGATCGGCGGGATCAGGGGCATAGTAGATCGCGTATCGCGCTATGTTGGCAGTGGTGGAGAGCATAGTTATCACGCGACGCGCTCGCCCTGACGCCATACGGCCCGCACCACGGGTGTTCCCAGATGTACATGGACCCGCACCAGATCGGCCCGAAGCCCCGGGGCGATCCTTCCACGGTCGTGCAGCCCTGTCATGGTGGCAGGGGCTTCGGTGACAAGCCGGATCGCGGCGGGAAGATCAAGACATGCAATGGAAGCCGCCATAAAGGCTGCTTCCAGCATCGCAAAAGGCACGTAATCAGAGGCCAGTGCGTCGATCAGCCCGTTCTGAAGCAGTTCGGCGACGGAGACGTTGCCGGAATGCGATCCGCCGCGCACGACATTGGGAGCACCGCCGATAATCGCCATCCCGGCGGCACGGGCGGCCTGGGCGGCCACCAGACTGACCGGAAACTCGCTGATTTTAACACCATCGGCCGTGTTTTCAGCAATTTCCTCTTCGGTGCGGTCGTCATGGCTGGCGAGGGCTACTCCCCGTGGCCGTAGCAAGTCGAGAATCGCATTACGATTCGGCCTGCGCAATGTGCTGCGTCTGGCCTGTGCCTGTTGGATCTGGTTTTCAGTCTCCTCGACGGAATATCCATCGCTCTGCAGGAGTGCCCGGTAGCGGGTCAGGTCGGAATATTGGCCATAACCGGGAACATGATCCATCAGGCTGGCCAGTTTCAGTCTGGGATGCTCCGCCAGTGGCCTCAGCATATCCAGCGTATCGGGAGCAGGCATCTCACAGCGCAGATGAAGAAAATGCTCCGCCTTGAGCATGTTGCCGGATGTCAGGGTATCGAGATCCTTCACCCCATCCCGGCAGGTCAGCATTCTTTCTTCCTCGAAGCCGAGATTACCGAGGCAAAGACTATCGAACACGGTGGTGATACCGGCCGCGACACATTGCGCATCATGAGCCAGAAACGCCGACACGGATGGAAAACGGGCATTTTGCCGCGGCAAAACCTGGCGTTCCAGATTATCGGTGTGCAGATCGATCAGGCCTGGAATCAGCAGGTCACCTTCCAAATCTTCCCCTTCTTTACCGAGGGAGGAATCGGAGCCGATCGAAGAAATAACACCATCTGCAATGGTGATGGAGGTCTCCACGACGCGATCAGGGAGCACGATCCGGGCATTGGTCAGCACAAGGGAATGCATCTCCCCTAGGTGCACCAGAATCCCTGTATCCGCCAAGATCAAGAATCACGGGAAATAATAAATCCTCGTCCATCATAAGGATTTATCAGCATTAAGATCAATTTTGGGGGAATGAAGCACTGGCTCCCGGAGTAGGACTCGAACCTACGACCCAGCGGTTAACAGCCGCTTGCTCTACCAACTGAGCTATCCGGGAACAGCGTGGCGGTCATATAGCCGGGTCGATCCGGCTTGCAAAGCCCTCTTCGCCAAAAAATATGACATTCAGGTTTTGCCGGGGATGGGCTGGCAAAAAATAAGCGATACCGGTATTGTCCGACTGCCCGTTATGGTTCAGGTGATCCAGCCTGTGGTTTCGGATTGATGGTCCGGACAGGCCGGATCGCGGCAGGGGCGAGAGTGGCGGAACGGTAGACGCAGTCGACTCAAAATCGACCGCCGCAAGGCATGGGGGTTCGAATCCCCCCTCTCGCACCAATATCCCGGCCAAAACCTTCCGGCATGAAGGGAGCCTGCAGCATGCGGCATTTCATCAGCGACATGCGCTTTTTCATGGATCGTATCCATCGACCACAGGCCATTCTGCTGGCTATCTGTATTGTTTGCGCCACGATCTCAATCGTCACGGCATCTCTGGATGGTCCTATCTGGATGACAACATTGTTCGGCGTACCGTGTCCGTTTCTCTTTTTTGTTGTCATTGCCATGATCGTCTGAGCGGACGTTGATCGCTTCATGGCACGTATTGCGTATGTGAATGGCCGCTATCAGTCACTCCGGCAGGTGGCCGTCTGTGTTGAGGATCGCGGCCTGCAGTTCGGCGATTCGGTATATGAGGTTATCTACGTCGCCCATGGGCGGTTGATGGATGCGGGACTGCATCTGGCGCGTCTGCGCCGCTCCCTGGATGCATTACGTCTTCCGTTCGTATTTCACGAA
It encodes:
- the gpt gene encoding xanthine phosphoribosyltransferase; translation: MAERYYTVTWDQLHRDAKALAWRLIEQPWQGIVAVTRGGLIPAAIIARELECRLVESVSVMTYEDEARGVPVVTKMPDAAGDGTGFLVIDDLVDTGTTLRAVRTLLPKAHFACLYAKPDGKDDIDTFVTEVSQDTWILFPWDTEPQFVAPIKKQTV
- the folP gene encoding dihydropteroate synthase; translation: MMRHQEAGAHKDILAPVEPLGLLNAEAARLAVSSGAAVPFLGGPLAFSLYRKGDSVFPASRLEEPERKRLTALRPRWAGFARPAIMGIINVTPDSFSDSGDRFDVGRAVADAEEMLAQGADILDIGGESTRPGSVPVPPEEEQRRILPVISALAARGAVISVDTRNASTMRKAFDAGGRIFNDVSGLTHDSASLRLAAEAQCPVVLMHMRGTPATMMDGANTAYENVVEDVFYELQHLLNEAEKAGIRRDNIALDPGIGFAKLNRHSVALLDRLPLLATLGCRLLIGVSRKGMIAALAGDRTIPPKQRMPGSVAVALHALSRGADILRVHDVAETVQAVKIWMGLEAG
- the thiD gene encoding bifunctional hydroxymethylpyrimidine kinase/phosphomethylpyrimidine kinase, producing the protein MKGRVLSVAGSDSGGGAGIQADIKTITALNGYALTALTALTAQDTQNVHATLPVPPDFVALQIRFALGDPGVDAIKTGMLANAATVQVVLDEIKNSARLMTTRLPLVVDPVMIAKGGESLLDPEAVALVREGLVPAASVLTPNLPEASALTGLSVIDEASMKQAGQFLLEKGARAVLLKGGHLQGPKVVDLLMTQDGVKRYEAPRIETRHTHGTGCTLASAIATGLAQDMTLEDAVTRAISYVRAAMIRAPGFGGGHGPLNHAITVNRLTRWD
- a CDS encoding gamma-glutamyltransferase family protein; translation: MRDFHFPGRSPAIGGEGMAATSMPAATLAALDVLKSGGNAMDAAIAAVAVLSVIEPQATGIGGDCFCLYAPASGGVHALNGSGRSPAALTLEALEKQGIAMLAPTSAHAVTIPGSVAAWEALLTRFGTKGLDTLLQPAIALAEQGMRVHARVALDWSRNEDKLRNTGAYSFLPDGHAPSMGDLFRQPALAETLRVIARQGARGFYEGAIAADMVATLQAKGGLHTEEDFAAGLTAPEFVTPIHRAWKNYEVWQCPPNGSGLLVLMMLGILEGFEHPPEGPLSALRLHRHAEAARMVYRDRDAFLADPAQVAVPLERLLSDSYLTALRGLIDDQKATTTLPAAGETLLPRHRDTVYLSVVDRYGNACSLINSLFNDFGSGILAGQSGVLLQNRGLGFRLERGHPNCVGPRKRPMHTIIPGMLMKDGQAVMPYGVMGGHFQPMGQTLFLTNMLEFGMDVQQALDCPRLFPFRGKLEIERGIPVEARTALTALGHDLEEIEFPHGGGQGIWIDRQRGVLLGGSDPRKDGLAMGY
- a CDS encoding extracellular catalytic domain type 1 short-chain-length polyhydroxyalkanoate depolymerase, producing the protein MKLIRSWVRTARHAAELLQKAAPSPLIQQATLLEKRPVRIDHFGPDPGRLNMFVYPPSSRQQKKPCPLLILLHGCGQNAEAFAAASGWITLAERLNAPLILPVQSRTNHTAGCFHWFRPEDIGSHGREAISILSMIRYACTTYPVDPDRIHIAGLSAGAAMAAAMLATYPDIFASGMLFAGLPINVVKTPAGALSLMKKGLPVYSDEYLEACARVLAPSNVARWPRISIWHGLVDGVVSPLNAGLLARQFLSLHRLPHHMQTEMLPEQAARLEGINWQRDGETLVSLHLVPGLGHAIPTNQPWQAASDPYVQPVAGVDAADHAAGLWKA
- a CDS encoding alpha-D-ribose 1-methylphosphonate 5-triphosphate diphosphatase; its protein translation is MADTGILVHLGEMHSLVLTNARIVLPDRVVETSITIADGVISSIGSDSSLGKEGEDLEGDLLIPGLIDLHTDNLERQVLPRQNARFPSVSAFLAHDAQCVAAGITTVFDSLCLGNLGFEEERMLTCRDGVKDLDTLTSGNMLKAEHFLHLRCEMPAPDTLDMLRPLAEHPRLKLASLMDHVPGYGQYSDLTRYRALLQSDGYSVEETENQIQQAQARRSTLRRPNRNAILDLLRPRGVALASHDDRTEEEIAENTADGVKISEFPVSLVAAQAARAAGMAIIGGAPNVVRGGSHSGNVSVAELLQNGLIDALASDYVPFAMLEAAFMAASIACLDLPAAIRLVTEAPATMTGLHDRGRIAPGLRADLVRVHVHLGTPVVRAVWRQGERVA
- a CDS encoding DUF1045 domain-containing protein, producing the protein MLSTTANIARYAIYYAPDPADPLWQAGCRWLGRDPLTDETLLQPALPGLSSAEWAALTASPRRYGFHATLKPPIRLKAGYHEKEFLAAVEALAGMIPVFPMPALSVTTVQGFMALTEQSPSSALRALCDHCVIALDPFRAPPTDEELARRRQWPLSPAREAMLQQWGYPDVLDEWRFHMTLSEKLPVSAIPEIQSAAEKYFLAALDKIRLVDALCVYRQETPDRNFSVLARFPLARAIQ
- the glmM gene encoding phosphoglucosamine mutase codes for the protein MTQKRLFGTDGIRGTANTAPMTAEIALRVGQAAGLLFTRGDHRHRVIIGKDTRLSGYMIEPALTAGFIGAGMDVTLVGPLPTPAIAMLTRSLRADLGVMISASHNPYEDNGIKLFGPDGEKLSDATEMEIERLLHADLSGQLAAPAALGRAARLEDAAGRYIESAKSTFPKSQRLDGLKIVLDCANGAAYRVAPTVLWELGATVIPLGVSPDGFNINSGCGSTAPDYLCAQVVKHGADLGIALDGDADRLLVSDERGHLVDGDQIIALIARSWSASGRLRGDGVVATVMSNLGLERFLKANGLILDRTRVGDRYVAEQMRATGRNIGGEQSGHVILSDYATTGDGLIAALQILSVLVEEGRPASETCRVFAPLPQKLKNVRYHRDNPLLHPRVKQAIADAESGLNGHGRLLIRRSGTEPLIRVMAEAEDETTVIRIVDELCDIIAVSAESETQVHLS